In Zunongwangia profunda SM-A87, the following proteins share a genomic window:
- a CDS encoding LysM peptidoglycan-binding domain-containing protein, producing MRYLFLICFLCMMNISAFAQEFKYHTVKKGETVYSISKDYNVSEEDIYKYNPDSKNGIEESSKLVIPLATKDKGMPAKTGSSSLDPVNFKEHTVKKKETLFSLSQQYNVEIDDIKRYNKQLYSKELQKGETIRIPVFRTLDRVVAKPNNISKEEIRQKFDKNEVREHVVLPKETKFGIARKYGLTVKELEALNPTVDVLQPGIMLRVGTNVSPDPVVLLDKNFKFYEVKPQETLFGLAQRFHVTQDSILALNPIIEQEGLEWGMVLKVPNPEEQDPENWVTPTLTSEAEKLQGDKVNLKDSLSNFSPKNLVFMLPYSLDKVQVDSAGTAAYKDAILDDRVLRISLDFYSGAAMAIEDAKELGISSQVKIYDTKRSASEVINLINTKNFNNVDAVIGPFLQSTTEAAAERLRIKNIPVFTPLSDKEMSGGNNLFIARPDQQTMSNTMLDYLQKFGKEKNVIIVSDAKSFEIKNKLSQIFPAARSVNAVDGYVSETSLKRVLLPATPNWIILESSSVGVISSTVSALNRLLRDDLDITLFTTNKNDSYDNESISNEDLGKLYFHYPSVDKEYNLEFSENFIKKYQEEYGVTPNQYAVRGYDLTMDVLLRLAASKDIYSSFSDYKGFTEYNENKFLYEPQPGGGFRNKAVYILQINPDLTLQIADDSQSNIFREFKD from the coding sequence ATGAGATACCTTTTTTTAATTTGCTTTTTATGTATGATGAATATTTCTGCTTTTGCGCAGGAATTTAAATATCATACCGTAAAGAAAGGAGAGACTGTTTACAGTATTTCTAAGGATTATAATGTTTCTGAAGAAGACATTTATAAATATAATCCTGACTCTAAAAATGGTATCGAAGAATCTTCTAAGCTGGTTATCCCTTTAGCCACGAAGGATAAAGGGATGCCTGCTAAAACAGGCTCTTCAAGTTTGGATCCCGTAAATTTTAAAGAACATACCGTTAAAAAGAAAGAAACTCTCTTTAGTTTATCTCAGCAATATAATGTAGAAATAGATGATATTAAACGGTATAATAAACAATTATACTCTAAAGAACTTCAAAAAGGAGAAACTATTCGTATTCCTGTTTTCAGAACTTTAGATCGGGTGGTTGCCAAGCCTAACAATATCTCTAAAGAAGAGATTCGCCAGAAATTTGATAAAAATGAAGTGAGAGAGCATGTTGTTTTACCCAAAGAAACCAAATTTGGTATAGCCAGAAAATATGGTTTAACGGTAAAAGAACTGGAAGCCTTAAATCCCACTGTAGATGTTTTGCAGCCCGGTATTATGCTTAGGGTTGGTACAAATGTCTCCCCAGATCCCGTGGTACTTTTAGATAAGAACTTTAAGTTTTACGAAGTAAAACCTCAAGAAACTTTATTTGGTTTAGCTCAGCGTTTTCATGTAACACAAGATTCTATATTAGCACTTAACCCAATTATAGAACAAGAAGGATTAGAATGGGGCATGGTTTTAAAAGTTCCAAATCCAGAAGAACAAGACCCCGAAAACTGGGTGACCCCCACCCTAACCAGTGAAGCTGAAAAATTGCAAGGTGATAAAGTAAACCTTAAAGATTCTCTTTCCAATTTCAGTCCTAAAAACCTGGTATTTATGCTTCCTTATAGCCTTGATAAGGTTCAGGTAGATTCGGCAGGTACTGCTGCTTATAAAGACGCCATTTTAGACGATCGTGTTTTAAGAATAAGCCTGGATTTTTACAGCGGTGCTGCAATGGCCATTGAAGATGCAAAAGAATTAGGGATTTCTAGTCAGGTTAAAATTTATGATACCAAAAGAAGTGCTTCTGAGGTGATTAATCTTATCAATACCAAAAATTTTAATAATGTTGATGCAGTCATTGGGCCTTTTTTACAATCGACTACAGAAGCCGCTGCAGAACGCTTAAGAATCAAAAATATTCCGGTATTCACACCACTTTCTGATAAAGAAATGAGCGGAGGTAATAATTTGTTCATCGCGCGTCCCGATCAACAAACGATGAGCAATACTATGCTCGATTACCTTCAGAAATTTGGAAAAGAGAAAAATGTGATCATTGTCTCAGATGCTAAATCTTTTGAAATTAAAAATAAATTATCTCAGATTTTTCCTGCAGCAAGATCTGTAAATGCTGTTGATGGTTATGTTTCAGAAACAAGCTTAAAAAGAGTATTATTGCCAGCCACACCAAACTGGATAATTTTAGAATCCAGCAGTGTGGGTGTGATAAGTAGTACCGTATCTGCATTAAATAGGTTATTAAGGGACGATCTTGATATTACATTATTCACTACAAATAAAAATGATAGCTACGATAACGAAAGCATCAGTAACGAAGATTTAGGCAAATTATATTTCCACTACCCATCGGTAGATAAAGAGTATAATCTAGAGTTTTCTGAGAATTTTATTAAAAAGTACCAAGAAGAGTATGGTGTTACTCCAAATCAATATGCCGTGCGGGGCTATGACCTAACCATGGATGTATTACTCCGTTTAGCTGCATCAAAAGATATTTACAGTTCTTTTAGCGATTATAAAGGCTTTACCGAATACAACGAGAACAAATTTTTATATGAGCCGCAACCCGGAGGTGGTTTCAGAAATAAAGCAGTTTATATTCTTCAAATTAATCCGGATTTAACTTTACAAATAGCCGATGACAGCCAAAGTAACATATTTAGGGAATTTAAGGACTGA
- a CDS encoding cysteine hydrolase family protein: protein MKAALILIDVQNDYFENGKMELFKPVEASLKAKKVLQQFRAEDWPVIHVQHMSTREDATFFIPKTNGVEIHENVSPLKKEKVVVKHFPNSFRETDLLKALQEQNIKRLVICGMMTHMCVDATTRAAKDFGFDCIVIGDACATKNLEINGETVDAAEVQKSFLAALNYFYSRVMNAEEYLQN, encoded by the coding sequence ATGAAAGCAGCACTAATTTTAATTGATGTTCAAAATGATTATTTTGAAAATGGCAAAATGGAACTTTTTAAACCGGTAGAAGCAAGTTTAAAAGCAAAAAAAGTTTTGCAGCAATTTAGAGCTGAAGATTGGCCCGTAATCCACGTACAACATATGTCAACTCGTGAAGATGCTACTTTTTTTATTCCAAAAACAAATGGAGTGGAAATTCACGAAAATGTAAGCCCGCTAAAAAAAGAAAAAGTGGTTGTAAAACATTTCCCGAATAGTTTTCGAGAGACCGATTTACTAAAAGCACTTCAAGAACAAAATATTAAGAGATTAGTAATTTGTGGCATGATGACACATATGTGTGTTGATGCAACCACAAGGGCAGCTAAAGATTTTGGATTCGATTGTATTGTAATAGGCGATGCCTGTGCAACAAAAAATCTAGAAATAAACGGTGAGACAGTAGATGCTGCTGAAGTACAAAAATCTTTTCTTGCTGCCTTAAATTATTTTTATTCCCGGGTGATGAATGCGGAAGAATATCTTCAGAATTAA
- a CDS encoding OsmC family protein produces the protein MTAKVTYLGNLRTEAEHLQSGTKIITDAPVDNHGKGESFSPTDTVATALATCMLTIMGIKAEALEIAIEGTTAQVTKTMAANPRRISKIEVVFSFPKKYDDKVMKVLENAARTCPVFYSLHPDMEKEIRFIW, from the coding sequence ATGACAGCCAAAGTAACATATTTAGGGAATTTAAGGACTGAAGCAGAACACCTGCAAAGCGGAACTAAAATCATAACAGATGCCCCTGTAGACAACCACGGAAAAGGGGAATCATTTTCTCCTACAGACACCGTAGCCACTGCTTTGGCGACCTGTATGCTTACAATAATGGGTATAAAAGCTGAAGCATTAGAAATCGCTATCGAAGGTACAACAGCCCAGGTGACCAAGACAATGGCTGCCAACCCACGACGAATTTCCAAGATTGAAGTAGTATTTAGCTTTCCCAAAAAATACGATGATAAGGTGATGAAAGTTTTAGAAAATGCTGCAAGAACCTGCCCTGTTTTTTATAGTTTGCACCCAGATATGGAAAAAGAGATTCGTTTTATCTGGTAA
- the guaA gene encoding glutamine-hydrolyzing GMP synthase — translation MQNNVLILDFGSQYTQLIARRVRELNIYCEIHPFHKVPQDLSGFKAVILSGSPFSVRAEDAPHPDLSQIRGKLPMLAVCYGAQYLAHFHGGKVEPSETREYGRANLSVIKDSEPLFDNIKENSQVWMSHSDTIKELPENAVRLASTTDVLNAAYRIEGEETFAIQFHPEVYHSTDGKQLLENFLVNIAGVAQSWTPGAFVDLTVAELKEKIGDDKVVLGLSGGVDSTVAAMLLHKAIGKNLYCIFVNNGLLRKNEFEDVLHQYKDMGLNVKGVDSSARFLDALAGISDPELKRKAIGNTFIEVFDDEAHEIKDVTYLAQGTIYPDVIESISVNGPSVTIKSHHNVGGLPDFMKLKVVEPLRMLFKDEVRRVGAELGIAKTLLGRHPFPGPGLAIRILGDITAEKVRILQEVDHIFIQGLRDWDLYDHVWQAGAILLPVQSVGVMGDERTYEQVVALRAVESTDGMTADWVNLPYEFLQKTSNTIINRVKGVNRVVYDISSKPPATIEWE, via the coding sequence ATGCAAAATAACGTACTCATCTTAGACTTCGGTTCGCAGTATACGCAATTGATTGCAAGACGCGTAAGAGAATTAAACATTTACTGCGAAATTCATCCATTTCACAAAGTTCCACAAGATCTTTCAGGCTTTAAAGCGGTTATCCTTTCAGGAAGTCCGTTTTCAGTTAGAGCAGAAGATGCTCCACATCCTGATTTATCTCAAATTAGAGGGAAATTACCTATGCTGGCCGTTTGCTACGGGGCGCAATATTTAGCCCATTTTCATGGCGGTAAGGTAGAGCCTTCCGAAACCAGGGAATATGGTCGGGCAAACCTATCGGTTATTAAAGATAGCGAGCCACTTTTTGATAATATCAAAGAGAACTCTCAGGTTTGGATGAGCCACAGTGATACTATAAAAGAATTACCGGAAAATGCGGTTCGCTTAGCCAGTACAACAGATGTACTAAATGCAGCCTATCGTATAGAAGGTGAAGAGACTTTTGCAATTCAGTTTCATCCCGAAGTATATCACTCGACCGATGGAAAGCAATTATTAGAAAACTTTTTAGTAAATATCGCTGGGGTAGCACAAAGCTGGACACCTGGTGCATTTGTAGATCTTACAGTAGCAGAGCTCAAAGAGAAGATTGGCGACGACAAAGTTGTCTTAGGACTTAGTGGCGGAGTAGATTCTACGGTAGCGGCGATGCTTTTACATAAAGCTATTGGTAAGAACCTGTACTGTATTTTTGTAAATAACGGTTTACTTCGCAAAAACGAGTTCGAAGACGTGCTTCACCAGTATAAAGATATGGGCCTAAATGTAAAAGGAGTTGATTCTTCTGCCCGTTTTCTGGATGCTCTAGCAGGAATTAGTGATCCAGAATTAAAAAGAAAAGCAATAGGGAATACTTTTATTGAGGTTTTTGATGATGAGGCGCACGAAATCAAAGATGTTACCTATTTGGCACAAGGAACGATATACCCTGATGTGATTGAATCGATCTCGGTTAATGGCCCTTCGGTAACTATTAAATCGCATCATAATGTAGGGGGATTACCAGACTTTATGAAACTTAAAGTAGTAGAGCCGCTTCGAATGTTATTTAAAGATGAAGTACGACGAGTTGGTGCAGAATTGGGTATCGCAAAAACACTTTTAGGTCGTCATCCGTTTCCAGGACCAGGCTTAGCCATTAGAATTTTAGGCGATATTACCGCCGAAAAAGTAAGAATACTACAGGAAGTCGATCACATTTTTATTCAGGGACTTAGAGACTGGGATCTTTATGATCATGTTTGGCAGGCTGGTGCAATTTTATTGCCGGTACAATCTGTAGGAGTCATGGGAGATGAACGTACTTACGAGCAAGTGGTGGCATTAAGAGCGGTAGAGTCTACCGATGGAATGACGGCTGACTGGGTAAATTTACCTTACGAATTTTTACAAAAAACTTCGAATACAATAATAAATAGAGTAAAAGGCGTTAATAGGGTAGTATACGATATAAGTTCTAAACCACCAGCGACTATAGAATGGGAATAG